The stretch of DNA ATTGGGATTTTGGAAACGAAAACCACCGCCCATTAAATCTTCAGAGTAGTCTAATTGTAGACCTTCAACATAGCAAAAAGTTTCTTGATTGACAATGATTTTAATTCCATTAGATTCGTAAAGATGATCTGTTTGACTTGTTTGCTCTAAATTGTGTTGGTTATTTGGTTCTAGGTTCAAAACATAGAATAAACCAGAACAGCCACCCGATTTGATAGTTAATCTCAGTTGACTATCTGGTTGTTGACGACTTAGTTGTATTCTTTTAATTTCTTTTGCTGCAGTTTGACTAATAGAAATCATCACAAAACTAACTGCTACTTAAATTGATTTAATTTTATAGTCAATGCTACAGCAAAACTACTTCCAACACAAAAATATATTGAAAACTAAATTATTTAAACAACAAATTCACCTATTTTCAATTATTGACGAGAGTAATCGTCCTGGAAACGAACAATATCATCTTCTCCAAGATATTCTCCGTTTTGAACTTCTATTAAAACTAATTTAATTACTCCTGGATTTTCCAGACGATGAGCAGTACATTGAGGCACGTAAGTTGATTGATTGCTACTGAGGATCATTTCAGTATCGCCACAAATTACTTTAGCTGTACCAGAAACAACAATCCAGTGTTCACTACGATGATGATGCATCTGTAAACTAAGACGATGACCTGGATTTACTTCAATTCTTTTTATTTTATATCCTTTTCCTTCTTCTAAAGTTGTAAAAGAACCCCAAGGACGAATTTCTGTTGCAGCAATTCCTGATTGAACAAAAGATTCGGGTAAATCTAGAAGAGGTTTTTCTTGGATAGCTTTGGTAGACTGAGGCATTTTTTTACAAAGTTTGTAGGTCAAAAAAATTGAATTGAATTTGGTTGGCTCTAAGATAATTTATTTATATGAATGATATCTAGAACCTATGCAAAAGATAACAGATAATTTTTAGAAACGAGAAGAGCTACAATTCTAAATTGAAGCAGCTATATTAAATCTTCATGATATTTCCTCAAATTATTTACCAAGTTTACAATTTTGATATAATTTGATTTAGTAATTTTGTTTAAGTGTATTTACTTAGTTAAAATAATAACAACAAATAATTACTTGTCTGTAGATTTTGATGCAGACTTAAATTTAAATTACGGTTTTTAGCTTAGACTAAGTTATCAATTTCCAGAACGTGACGATCAAGTGGAGCGGAATTAATCCAAAAACAATATCTAGTGATAAATACTTAAAATATTCTAGTCAATAATAGACAGAATAGAAATTTTTTGGTACTAAAGAATTTTTTCGCTTGTTTAAAAAAGACTTACGGTAAGTTATGAAAGGATAATAAACTTGGGATAAATGGGTTTTAAGTATATAAGATTTAAAATTAAAATAAATAATTAAGACAATCTATAGTAACAATATTGTCAGAAGTTGATAAACCGTTAGTTTACTAAATGTTTTAAAGCCTGCTCGCGAGTTCAGCGTTAAAAATAGACAAACTAGATGTAACTGAGCTTAGTTACAACCACATAACCAACCAAAACAATCATTTGTTACTCGAACAAAATTCTGATAGCTTGGCGATAAAAAAACTATTTACTTATTTGAGACTAACAAAATAATAATCAAGCTTCAGACAAACTATCAAACTTGAAAATTTATCCAAGCTAGTTTGAGAACTAAACTAATTTAGTTCAGAAAACAAAAAGTTTGCGAAGATAAACAAATAATATATGAATACGGTACTATTCTATAACCCCTATTTATATCCTGTCTCATCTCTATTAATCTCTTTTACTCTTCAAGATTTATAAATCTTAATAGAGTCAGTCTTTCAATAGTTTAATACATTTGTATAACTAGGCAAAATATGAGCAACAAACAAACAATGACTAAGCTCGATGTAGCAACAAACAATGACCAACTCAAATCTAAAACTTTAACTCCTTTTGGGGGACAAAGATGGTTAGTTGAAGAAAGAGATGCTTGTGGTGTGGGTTTTATTGCTTATTGTGA from Stanieria cyanosphaera PCC 7437 encodes:
- a CDS encoding HesB/IscA family protein, whose protein sequence is MISISQTAAKEIKRIQLSRQQPDSQLRLTIKSGGCSGLFYVLNLEPNNQHNLEQTSQTDHLYESNGIKIIVNQETFCYVEGLQLDYSEDLMGGGFRFQNPNAISSCGCGLSFTCKRDETIK
- a CDS encoding phosphomannose isomerase type II C-terminal cupin domain; its protein translation is MPQSTKAIQEKPLLDLPESFVQSGIAATEIRPWGSFTTLEEGKGYKIKRIEVNPGHRLSLQMHHHRSEHWIVVSGTAKVICGDTEMILSSNQSTYVPQCTAHRLENPGVIKLVLIEVQNGEYLGEDDIVRFQDDYSRQ